The following nucleotide sequence is from Candidatus Thermoplasmatota archaeon.
GTTGGATATTCTTCAACAATGGAGCATGGAAAAGGCAAAAATTTAGCAATTTTTACAATTATCCAAGGAGCTGTTTCCAGTCTTCTTCTCGCAATATCAATTTCAACAAGTTTTTCAGGGATACTGAATTTTTTTATCAGCTCTTCTCTTACCGCACTTAAATTCTCGCATTCAATAATACCTTTCAGCAGAGTTGCATCTTCAGTAATAATTTCATAATCTTTAACTATATTTTTAGCTCTCCGCATTATTCTGTTTCTTAATTGCACTGAGTCTTTAAAAGCGGAGGAGCAATAATGGAGAGTAATATCGACATCGAGCTTTTTCATTAATTCGAGCGCAAGCGGCTCACTACCTTTAACAGCAGCTGAAATATCGTTTTTTACTTTATAGCCAAGCTTATTGAGAGCTCTATAGTTAGTCTCAGAATATTCCAACTCATTTAAATTGATAAAATCGACTCCAAGCTCGTCAGCCCTTTTTATTAAACTAATAATTTTTGCTTTGTAGTTAGGCAAAGAAGGAATCTCAATACCAATACTCATATTTGTTCTGAGAGCTTCTTTAATGATAATTTCGTAACTAGAATTTTCCAATCTATCCCAGTATTTGATAGGAGGATGAAATCTGATCTCATCCAAACCTGCGCATGCAAGCT
It contains:
- a CDS encoding radical SAM protein — encoded protein: MVVITLQAGSRVIGKLPKGCKYCAKGAKLVLLVTGLCKRKCFYCPLSKEKRNKDVVFANERRVKCYNDIIEEAELINALGTGITGGDPMLVPKRTLRYIELIKEVFGKEHHIHLYTTGEFKRGLVRKLACAGLDEIRFHPPIKYWDRLENSSYEIIIKEALRTNMSIGIEIPSLPNYKAKIISLIKRADELGVDFINLNELEYSETNYRALNKLGYKVKNDISAAVKGSEPLALELMKKLDVDITLHYCSSAFKDSVQLRNRIMRRAKNIVKDYEIITEDATLLKGIIECENLSAVREELIKKFSIPEKLVEIDIARRRLETAPWIIVKIAKFLPFPCSIVEEYPT